The following proteins come from a genomic window of Malus domestica chromosome 02, GDT2T_hap1:
- the LOC103431622 gene encoding probable LRR receptor-like serine/threonine-protein kinase At3g47570, whose product MGLYNSISALVFSSFCMHALILHYSCSPSFALPGNETDKLALLEVKASITHDPLGVLASWNETNHFCYWRGVSCSRRHKRVTSLDLESSKLAGSITPHVGNLSFLRELYLSNNSFNHQIPPQISRLHRLQDLWLENNSLSGQIPTNLSLCSQLRTIRLGHNLLVGKIPEKLGSLSKLRLISIHENNLTGTVPHSFANLSSLEIVSACCNSLSGSIPDIFGKLTNFRTLALDENRLSGTLPPSIFNKSSVRVISITVSNRKGSGLQGTLPVNLGIALPNLEYFDIDGNQFSGPIPVSLSNASNLYHIGMSLNQLHGKVPSLGNLHRLVRLLLYFNTLGSGARDDLSFLCDLTNATRLQVLKLGRNNFGGMLPQCIANLSSSLIYFSVSENQISGSIPMGIGNLVNLESLWLSENQLSGHIPRNIGSLQKLYLINMGTNSLSGKIPSSFGNLSGLTELHLNDNILHGNVPSSLVECPNLIILSLWSNNFSGSVFEVIHISSWFTFFDLSQNQFTGSPPKQVGNLINLWYFDISYNMLFGEIPASFGSCIKIEYLSMEGNLLRGNIPPSWGSLKGIEELYLSHNNLSGTIPEFLERFQFLQSLDLSYNNLEGVVPTKGVFKNASATTLVGNTKLCGGIPEFHLPKCKFQHSHKRRLSLTLKLVISLVCGLLGLIFALCFLYLYCSKKERKEHASSDSEKFLKVSYRSLLKATNGFSSTNLIGMGSFGSVYKGVLDQGETMIAVKVLNLVHHGASKSFAAECEALKNIRHRNLLKVLSACSGVDYSGNDFKALVYEFMANGSLEEWLHPTQKIDETDERLRSLTFCQRLNIAIDIAMALDYLHHHCQTSIVHCDLKPSNVLLDEDMTGHVGDFGLVKFLPQISENDSSHQSSSAGVKGTIGYTPPEYGVGHEVWRQGDVYSYGVLLLEMFTGKRPTDNMFQGTSNLRNFVKAAMPKVVEIVDPLLVLESFEGDMSVNNRLDQDRQTNRNKIEESCLVSILEIGVACSAQLPRERMDISDVVAELCRIRNKF is encoded by the exons ATGGGCCTTTACAACTCCATTTCTGCTCTTGTTTTCTCATCCTTTTGTATGCATGCTCTCATTCTTCACTACTCTTGCTCACCTTCTTTCGCCCTCCCCGGAAATGAGACAGATAAACTGGCCTTGCTTGAAGTCAAGGCTAGCATAACTCATGACCCTCTTGGAGTTTTAGCTTCATGGAACGAAACCAACCATTTTTGTTATTGGCGTGGTGTCTCGTGTAGTCGTCGTCACAAAAGAGTAACAAGTTTGGACCTCGAGTCCTCGAAACTTGCAGGCTCTATAACACCCCATGTTGGAAACTTGAGTTTCTTGAGAGAACTGTATCTCTCAAATAACAGCTTCAACCATCAAATTCCTCCACAAATCAGCCGTCTACACAGATTGCAAGATTTATGGCTGGAGAATAATTCACTCAGCGGTCAAATTCCAACCAACTTATCACTCTGCTCTCAACTCCGGACAATCCGTCTAGGTCACAATTTGCTGGTGGGAAAAATTCCTGAGAAGCTCGGCAGTTTGTCAAAGCTAAGACTAATCTCAATTCACGAGAACAACCTTACAGGAACTGTTCCTCATTCTTTTGCCAACTTATCGTCACTCGAAATAGTTTCTGCATGTTGTAATAGTTTGAGTGGAAGTATTCCTGATATTTTTGGCAAACTGACCAATTTCAGAACTCTTGCATTGGATGAAAATAGGTTGTCtggtactcttcctccatcaaTCTTCAATAAATCTTCTGTCAGAGTCATTAGTATCACAGTTAGCAACCGCAAAGGTAGCGGCCTCCAAGGGACCTTGCCTGTAAACTTAGGTATTGCCTTACCAAATCTTGAATACTTTGATATTGACGGTAACCAATTTAGTGGACCAATTCCCGTTTCATTGTCTAATGCCTCTAATCTGTATCACATTGGAATGTCATTAAACCAACTACATGGAAAGGTCCCTTCTTTGGGAAATTTACACAGGCTTGTGCGATTACTTCTTTATTTCAACACTCTTGGAAGTGGGGCACGTGATGACTTGAGCTTTCTATGTGATTTGACAAATGCCACACGTTTGCAAGTCCTGAAGCTTGGCAGAAATAATTTTGGGGGCATGTTACCTCAATGCATAGCTAACCTGTCTTCTTCACTTATATACTTCTCTGTATCCGAAAATCAGATATCTGGAAGTATTCCAATGGGGATCGGGAATCTGGTTAACCTAGAGAGCCTATGGCTGTCTGAGAACCAGCTTTCAGGTCACATCCCCCGCAATATAGGAAGCCTTCAGAaactatatttgataaatatgggtacaaactcTCTTTCTGGGAAAATTCCATCATCTTTTGGAAATTTAAGTGGATTAACTGAGTTACATTTAAATGACAACATCCTTCATGGAAATGTCCCTTCAAGTTTAGTTGAGTGTCCCAATTTGATCATATTATCTCTTTGGTCTAATAACTTCAGTGGTAGTGTATTCGAAGTCATTCATATTTCCTCTTGGTTTACTTTTTTTGATTTATCTCAAAATCAGTTCACTGGTTCCCCTCCCAAACAAGTAGGAAACTTAATAAATTTGTGGTACTTTGATATTTCTTACAACATGTTATTTGGTGAAATTCCGGCAAGTTTTGGGAGTTGTATAAAGATAGAGTATCTAAGCATGGAAGGGAACCTCTTACGAGGGAACATTCCGCCCTCTTGGGGTTCACTGAAAGGAATTGAAGAATTATATCTCTCTCACAACAATTTGTCAGGCACAATTCCAGAATTCTTGGAACGCTTTCAGTTTTTGCAGTCACTAGATCTATCATATAACAACTTGGAGGGTGTGGTACCAACAAAAGGAGTTTTCAAGAATGCATCTGCGACAACACTGGTAGGAAATACTAAACTTTGTGGAGGAATACCTGAGTTTCATTTGCCAAAATGCAAATTTCAACATTCCCATAAGAGACGATTGAGCCTAACCTTGAAGCTGGTTATCTCTCTCGTTTGTGGGCTTCTTGGACTCATTTTTGCACTATGTTTCCTGTACCTTTATTGCtcaaagaaggaaagaaaagagcATGCTTCAAGTGATTCAGAAAAATTTCTCAAGGTGTCGTACCGAAGTCTTTTAAAAGCTACCAATGGATTCTCCTCCACCAACTTGATTGGTATGGGCAGTTTTGGGTCTGTTTATAAAGGAGTACTTGACCAAGGTGAAACCATGATTGCCGTCAAGGTACTCAACCTCGTTCATCATGGAGCTTCCAAAAGTTTCGCTGCTGAGTGTGAGGCCTTGAAAAATATTAGACACCGTAATCTTTTAAAGGTACTCTCAGCATGTTCAGGTGTCGATTATAGTGGAAACGATTTCAAGGCCTTAGTTTATGAGTTCATGGCTAATGGGAGCTTGGAAGAATGGTTGCATCCAACTCAAAAAATTGATGAGACAGATGAGAGGCTGAGAAGCTTAACGTTTTGTCAAAGGTTGAACATTGCTATTGACATTGCTATGGCATTGGATTATCTCCATCATCACTGCCAGACGTCAATAGTTCATTGCGACCTCAAACCCAGTAATGTGCTTCTCGATGAAGATATGACTGGACATGTAGGTGACTTTGGGTTGGTAAAATTCCTTCCCCAAATTTCTGAAAATGATTCCAGTCACCAATCAAGCTCTGCCGGAGTAAAAGGAACAATTGGTTATACTCCTCCAG AGTACGGTGTGGGACATGAAGTCTGGAGGCAAGGTGATGTGTACAGTTATGGTGTCCTCTTGTTGGAAATGTTCACTGGAAAAAGACCAACTGATAACATGTTTCAGGGAACGTCAAACCTTCGTAACTTTGTCAAGGCAGCTATGCCTAAAGTTGTAGAGATTGTCGATCCTCTTCTTGTTCTAGAAAGCTTCGAAGGGGATATGAGCGTAAACAATCGCTTGGATCAAGATAGACAAACCAATCGTAACAAAATTGAAGAAAGCTGCTTGGTTTCAATTTTAGAAATTGGTGTTGCTTGTTCTGCCCAGTTGCCTAGAGAACGGATGGATATTTCTGATGTTGTGGCCGAGCTGTGTCGTATAAGAAACAAATTTTGA